One part of the Sporosarcina ureae genome encodes these proteins:
- the odhB gene encoding 2-oxoglutarate dehydrogenase complex dihydrolipoyllysine-residue succinyltransferase produces the protein MAEIRVPELAESITEGTIAKWLKQPGENVDKGEFIVELETDKVNVEVISEEAGVLSELLAAEGDTVEVGQVIAIVGEGSGAPAQQAPQATEAAAPAPAQKEETPAPAAAVAEETSSSDRTIASPAARKLAREKGINLADVSPVDPMGRVRAQDVSAHNNAPAPAAAAPAPKAEAKDDGRITREKMTRRRQTIAKRLLEVRQSTAMLTTFNEIDMSKMMELRSRKKDQFFEQNDVRLGFMSFFTKAVVAALKKYPYVNAEIDGDEILLKNYFDIGIAVSTDGGLVVPNVVDADRKSFAQIEASIGELAKKARDNKLTLADMTGGSFTITNGGVFGSLLSTPILNGTQVGILGMHTIQKRPVAIGDNIEIRPMMYVALSYDHRVIDGKDSVGFLKMVKELLENPEDLLLGS, from the coding sequence GTGGCAGAGATCAGAGTACCTGAACTAGCAGAATCAATTACAGAAGGTACAATTGCAAAATGGTTGAAACAACCCGGTGAAAACGTGGATAAAGGTGAATTCATCGTTGAATTGGAAACAGATAAAGTGAACGTCGAAGTCATTTCAGAAGAAGCGGGTGTATTGTCTGAACTATTGGCTGCAGAAGGCGACACAGTTGAAGTTGGCCAAGTAATCGCGATTGTAGGCGAAGGTTCAGGTGCACCGGCACAACAAGCTCCACAAGCAACTGAAGCAGCAGCGCCAGCACCTGCACAAAAAGAAGAAACTCCGGCTCCAGCAGCAGCTGTAGCAGAAGAAACTTCTTCTTCAGACCGCACAATTGCAAGTCCAGCAGCACGCAAGCTTGCACGTGAAAAAGGTATCAATCTTGCGGACGTATCACCTGTTGATCCAATGGGTCGCGTACGTGCACAAGACGTATCTGCTCACAACAACGCTCCAGCACCTGCTGCGGCGGCTCCAGCTCCTAAAGCAGAAGCGAAAGACGATGGCCGTATCACTCGTGAAAAAATGACTCGTCGCCGTCAAACAATCGCTAAGCGTTTGCTTGAAGTTAGACAATCAACAGCAATGTTAACTACATTCAACGAAATTGATATGTCGAAAATGATGGAACTTCGTTCACGCAAAAAAGACCAGTTCTTCGAGCAAAACGATGTACGTCTAGGCTTCATGTCATTCTTCACAAAAGCAGTCGTTGCTGCATTGAAGAAGTACCCATATGTTAACGCTGAAATCGATGGCGATGAAATCCTATTGAAGAATTACTTCGATATCGGTATCGCAGTATCTACTGACGGTGGACTAGTTGTACCAAACGTAGTAGATGCAGACCGTAAGAGTTTTGCACAAATCGAAGCATCTATCGGAGAGCTTGCGAAAAAAGCACGCGACAACAAGTTGACATTGGCTGATATGACAGGCGGTTCATTCACAATTACAAACGGTGGAGTATTCGGTTCACTATTGTCTACTCCAATCCTAAACGGTACACAAGTAGGAATCTTGGGTATGCATACAATTCAGAAGCGTCCAGTAGCTATTGGTGACAATATCGAAATTCGCCCAATGATGTATGTTGCACTTTCTTACGATCACCGTGTAATTGATGGTAAAGATTCAGTTGGATTCTTGAAGATGGTTAAAGAGTTGCTTGAAAACCCTGAAGACCTTCTACTAGGTTCTTAA
- a CDS encoding MATE family efflux transporter, whose amino-acid sequence MTTVTNPLQQKTSIFIKIMIPIVITQVALYLMSFFDILMTGRYDTFHLAGVTIGSSFWIPVYTGLSGILMGLTPIIAQQIGAKNKKDVRPTVQQALYVSLALSAIIFVLIHWVVLPAITRMPLDAPVIEVASAYLTGMSIGLVPLMAYTVLRSFFDALGATRVSMFIILLSAPINIMLNYLLIFGNFGFPELGGAGAGYASGFTYWLVFFIAVLIAWTSRHFKEFTLFTGWQRISFPRWKEILLIGVPIGLSIFVETSIFSVVTLLMSSYTAQVISAHQIALNFTSLLYMVPLSVSMGTTILVGQSIGANKTKDAREYTYLGIAFAVVFSFLSIFILLMFRESIASMYTMDAEIITLAVHFFIYAALFQLSDAVQAPIQGALRGYKDVTMTFLVGVVSFWLIGLPTGFMLARFTELGAFGYWVGLIAGLTVGAVILSFRLRFIQNKYREVES is encoded by the coding sequence ATGACTACTGTAACGAACCCTTTGCAACAAAAAACATCCATTTTCATTAAAATCATGATTCCCATTGTCATTACGCAAGTGGCACTGTACTTGATGTCGTTCTTCGATATTCTCATGACAGGACGCTATGATACGTTCCACTTAGCAGGCGTGACCATCGGTAGTTCCTTCTGGATACCGGTCTATACCGGCCTTTCCGGAATTCTCATGGGTCTAACTCCTATTATCGCACAGCAAATCGGTGCGAAGAACAAAAAGGATGTCCGCCCTACTGTCCAGCAAGCATTATACGTATCTCTCGCTCTTTCAGCAATCATTTTTGTCTTGATCCACTGGGTCGTGTTACCCGCTATCACAAGAATGCCACTAGATGCACCGGTTATAGAAGTGGCGTCCGCCTACCTGACGGGTATGAGCATCGGATTGGTTCCGCTGATGGCCTACACTGTACTGCGTTCATTCTTTGATGCGTTAGGGGCAACACGTGTATCGATGTTCATCATCCTGTTATCAGCACCGATTAATATCATGTTGAATTATCTCTTGATATTCGGTAACTTCGGTTTCCCTGAGCTTGGGGGTGCGGGTGCTGGGTATGCATCCGGATTCACGTATTGGCTCGTATTTTTCATTGCGGTATTGATTGCCTGGACGTCCCGCCACTTTAAAGAGTTTACGCTGTTTACTGGTTGGCAACGGATTTCATTCCCACGGTGGAAAGAGATTTTACTGATTGGTGTTCCGATAGGACTCTCCATCTTCGTCGAGACAAGTATCTTCTCTGTTGTGACGTTGTTGATGAGTAGCTATACCGCACAAGTCATATCAGCTCACCAGATAGCGCTTAACTTTACGTCCCTTCTATACATGGTACCGTTAAGCGTCTCGATGGGTACGACGATACTAGTCGGTCAGTCGATTGGTGCGAATAAAACGAAAGACGCGCGCGAGTATACGTATCTCGGCATAGCGTTCGCCGTTGTTTTCAGTTTCCTATCCATATTCATATTACTAATGTTTCGTGAGTCTATTGCTTCTATGTATACGATGGACGCAGAGATTATTACACTCGCCGTGCATTTCTTTATTTATGCAGCATTGTTCCAGTTATCGGATGCTGTGCAGGCTCCGATTCAAGGTGCGCTACGCGGGTATAAAGATGTGACGATGACGTTCTTGGTTGGCGTCGTGTCGTTCTGGCTAATTGGATTGCCTACTGGGTTTATGCTAGCACGCTTTACGGAACTTGGCGCGTTCGGCTATTGGGTCGGTCTGATTGCCGGCTTAACGGTCGGTGCGGTCATTCTATCGTTCCGTTTGCGGTTTATACAGAATAAGTATCGTGAAGTGGAATCATGA
- a CDS encoding DUF6501 family protein, which yields MSYLQWLDEPTLKTVTCTHTDAAKFFVSNMLTVGKAYDVKNETEEFIFVVDNSGKVGGYYKTYFE from the coding sequence ATGTCATATTTACAATGGTTGGATGAGCCTACTTTGAAGACAGTAACGTGTACGCACACGGATGCAGCGAAGTTTTTCGTTAGTAATATGCTGACGGTGGGGAAGGCGTATGACGTGAAGAACGAGACAGAGGAGTTTATTTTCGTAGTAGACAATTCGGGCAAAGTCGGCGGGTATTATAAGACGTATTTTGAGTGA
- a CDS encoding undecaprenyldiphospho-muramoylpentapeptide beta-N-acetylglucosaminyltransferase, with protein MKQPVVVLTGGGTAGHVSVNQALIPIFLDKGYSVHYIGSHEGIEKELIGEGHPEVVYHAIQSGKLRRYFSMKNFTDPFRVGAGTLQALAILRKLKPEIIFSKGGFVSVPVVMAAKLANVPVVVHESDVTPGLANKLALPFASQIFTVFEQTLQYVPTAKSACTGPIIRPELFMGNREEGLRRTGLNSEKPVFIIMGGSQGSAVLNVAVRNELPALLEKYQIIHLCGKGNVDDSLAVAGYVQYEYVTDELPDLLAASDYAISRAGSNAIFELLAIHKPMLLVPLAASKSRGDQILNANYFASKGLALQIEEEQFEVQPVTEQFDELVKEKARLLSNIEKTTEPKTPEKMAELILSFQK; from the coding sequence ATGAAGCAACCGGTAGTCGTATTAACAGGTGGCGGGACAGCAGGGCATGTGTCCGTCAACCAAGCGTTAATTCCCATATTTTTAGATAAAGGATATAGTGTGCATTATATTGGTTCTCATGAAGGTATTGAAAAAGAGCTGATTGGAGAAGGGCATCCGGAAGTGGTCTATCACGCCATACAAAGTGGTAAGCTACGCAGGTATTTCTCAATGAAGAATTTTACGGATCCATTTCGGGTCGGAGCGGGGACGCTACAAGCACTCGCTATTCTTCGTAAATTGAAGCCGGAGATCATCTTCTCTAAAGGAGGGTTCGTTTCAGTGCCGGTTGTTATGGCAGCCAAACTTGCGAATGTACCTGTCGTTGTCCATGAATCAGACGTGACACCAGGACTTGCGAATAAATTGGCATTGCCGTTCGCATCACAAATTTTTACGGTCTTTGAACAGACGTTGCAATATGTGCCGACAGCGAAATCTGCATGCACGGGCCCGATTATCCGTCCAGAGCTGTTTATGGGTAACCGAGAAGAAGGATTGCGTAGAACGGGTCTGAATTCGGAAAAGCCCGTGTTCATTATAATGGGAGGTAGTCAGGGCTCTGCTGTGTTGAATGTGGCGGTGCGCAATGAACTGCCTGCTTTGCTTGAGAAGTATCAGATCATTCATTTATGTGGTAAGGGAAATGTGGATGACAGTCTGGCGGTGGCGGGATACGTGCAGTATGAATATGTTACCGATGAATTGCCGGATCTACTGGCAGCGTCCGATTATGCAATTTCACGCGCGGGCTCGAATGCGATATTCGAACTTCTTGCAATCCACAAGCCAATGCTACTCGTTCCGTTAGCCGCTTCAAAGAGCCGTGGCGATCAAATATTGAACGCCAATTATTTTGCTTCCAAAGGATTGGCATTGCAAATTGAAGAAGAACAATTCGAAGTTCAGCCTGTTACAGAACAATTCGACGAACTCGTAAAGGAGAAAGCGCGATTGTTGTCGAATATTGAAAAGACGACAGAACCGAAGACGCCTGAAAAGATGGCAGAATTGATTTTGTCGTTCCAAAAATGA
- a CDS encoding toxic anion resistance protein: MTDKHTLEEKSVDDLLGNPFDMDASLLPKEMENSLADETAPVKLIDRLTPEEQVKARQLASQIPVGNYEAVISYGANAQNELSNFSHKMLDHVQGKDIGPVGDVLNELMAKLSEIDTDDLSDKKKSGLSRLFNKATRPIKEIMTKYEKLGTQVDKISVQLEHSKRGLMEDVRMLDNLYEQNKTYFQALNVYIAAAELKIDEINSTIIPELHKKAQASDDQMMVQEVNDMAQFVDRLEKRLYDLQLSRQITIQSAPQIRMIQQTNQTLAEKIQASIMTAIPLWKNQIAIALTLNRQQKAVESQKLVTKTTNDLLLRNSEMLKVNSIETAKENEKGIIEIDTLKTTQENLIQTIEETLLIQADGRAKRKAAETEIARMEQDLKTRLLAVYEESQNRPS, from the coding sequence AAAAATCAGTAGACGATTTACTCGGCAATCCGTTCGATATGGACGCTAGCCTACTTCCAAAAGAGATGGAAAACTCGCTTGCGGATGAGACAGCACCTGTCAAACTCATTGACCGTTTAACACCCGAAGAACAAGTCAAAGCAAGACAATTGGCTTCACAGATTCCGGTAGGCAATTACGAAGCCGTCATTTCCTATGGCGCCAATGCACAAAATGAACTTTCCAACTTCTCTCACAAAATGCTTGACCATGTTCAAGGCAAAGATATCGGCCCTGTCGGTGATGTACTGAACGAATTAATGGCCAAATTATCCGAAATCGATACAGATGATCTATCGGATAAAAAGAAATCGGGACTAAGCCGTTTATTCAACAAGGCTACTCGCCCTATTAAAGAAATCATGACAAAATACGAAAAACTCGGCACACAAGTCGATAAAATAAGCGTTCAACTAGAACACTCCAAACGTGGTTTAATGGAAGATGTCCGCATGCTGGATAATTTGTATGAACAAAACAAAACCTACTTCCAAGCACTGAACGTCTACATTGCAGCTGCAGAATTAAAGATTGATGAAATCAATAGCACGATTATTCCAGAATTGCATAAAAAAGCACAGGCTTCAGATGATCAAATGATGGTCCAAGAAGTCAACGACATGGCGCAATTTGTAGATCGTCTTGAAAAACGCCTATACGACTTGCAACTATCACGCCAAATCACGATTCAAAGTGCGCCACAGATTCGAATGATCCAACAAACGAACCAAACGTTAGCTGAGAAGATTCAGGCGTCCATCATGACAGCTATTCCCCTTTGGAAGAACCAGATTGCGATTGCTTTAACACTCAACCGTCAGCAAAAGGCTGTGGAGTCTCAGAAGCTTGTGACGAAGACAACGAATGATTTACTACTTCGCAACTCTGAAATGTTGAAAGTGAATAGTATTGAGACAGCGAAAGAGAATGAAAAAGGCATTATTGAAATTGATACATTGAAAACCACACAAGAGAACTTGATCCAGACAATCGAAGAGACATTGCTGATCCAAGCAGACGGTCGCGCAAAACGAAAAGCTGCCGAGACCGAGATTGCCAGAATGGAACAAGACCTCAAGACACGTTTATTAGCTGTATATGAAGAGTCACAAAACCGTCCCTCATAA
- a CDS encoding 2-oxoglutarate dehydrogenase E1 component has protein sequence MSNNVDSHRSPYANFSGPNLGYVMEMYDLFKTDQDAVDPDLAELFRNFGAPQMDDSGQEAVLAQGSQTDLRKVLAVYSLLEAIRSYGHLAADIYPLNDRPKDTSRLELSYHGLTESDLVGLPATLFLKNVPATVENGLDAMNYLKSLYTGSIAYEFAHLIDETERTWIQSKIENGDVQSNLQEDEKKQLLERLTEIEGFEKFIHRTFVGAKRFSIEGVDTLVVLIDELMRRSEEAKMEKVLIGMAHRGRLNVLTHNLNKPYEMMFAEFAGVPASPFLPKDGSLEVTRGWFGDVKYHMGALHKGKSGMNRFLAYNPSHLEVVNPVITGQTRAAQENTDSPGIPKQDTNKAYAILVHGDAAFPGQGIVPESFNYSRVRGFRTGGSVHVIANNTIGFTTEYYDSRSTHYASDPAKGFEVPVFHVNADHPEEVLAVAKLAFEYRQQFGKDVLIDLIGYRRYGHNEMDEPLVTNPVMYNEIHKHPTVRQIYGQRLVEQKLMTDEEVKAMDRSVNATMQEAYDHVKEESADAPQISNATPEVVQAGLPRDLETGVSEDRLRKMNEELLTYPTDFAVFSKLDKILKRRQEPFNGKGKIDWAHAEQLAFGSIIQDGKPIRISGQDIQRGTFAQRHLVLHDEKTGEELVPLHHISGSNASFVAYNSPLTEAGIVGYEFGYNLEEDKTMSIWEAQYGDFSNMAQVMFDQFVSSSYAKWGQQSGLVLLLPHAFEGQGPEHSSSRIERFLQLCGENNWTVANISSAANYFHVLRRQSKILGSEAERPLVIATPKSLLRHPLVGADVEDLTEGHFKTVLEQPGTGTKPEKVKKILFASGKMAIDLAEKIKDGEGFDYLHVIRVEQLYPFPSDKIKEIVARFPKAKDLVWVQEEPKNMGTWSFAYPFLEKLADGKDISYIGRIKRSSPSEGDGASHKKEQNRIIEEALKK, from the coding sequence ATGTCGAACAATGTGGATTCCCATCGTTCCCCGTATGCTAATTTTTCGGGTCCAAACCTTGGGTATGTAATGGAAATGTACGATCTGTTTAAAACAGATCAAGATGCAGTAGATCCTGATTTAGCAGAGCTATTCAGGAATTTTGGTGCGCCTCAGATGGATGATTCAGGTCAAGAGGCAGTTTTAGCGCAAGGTTCCCAAACGGATTTGCGTAAAGTTCTTGCCGTTTATTCTTTACTTGAAGCTATTCGTTCTTATGGACATCTTGCAGCTGATATTTATCCATTAAACGATCGACCTAAAGATACATCCCGTCTTGAACTGTCTTATCATGGATTGACAGAAAGCGATCTGGTCGGATTGCCAGCAACTTTGTTCTTAAAAAATGTTCCAGCGACAGTGGAAAACGGATTGGATGCAATGAATTACTTGAAGTCTCTTTACACAGGCTCCATCGCATACGAATTCGCACACTTGATCGATGAAACAGAGCGTACGTGGATTCAATCAAAAATTGAAAACGGCGACGTACAGTCAAACTTGCAAGAAGACGAGAAAAAACAACTTCTTGAGCGTTTGACGGAAATTGAAGGATTTGAAAAGTTCATTCACCGTACATTCGTTGGAGCTAAACGTTTCTCTATCGAAGGTGTGGACACATTAGTTGTCTTAATCGACGAATTAATGCGTCGTTCTGAAGAAGCGAAAATGGAAAAAGTGCTAATCGGCATGGCTCACCGTGGACGTCTGAACGTGTTGACACATAACTTAAATAAACCATATGAAATGATGTTCGCAGAATTCGCAGGCGTACCTGCTTCACCGTTCTTGCCAAAAGACGGTTCTTTAGAAGTAACACGCGGCTGGTTCGGCGATGTGAAATACCATATGGGAGCTCTTCATAAAGGCAAATCGGGAATGAACCGCTTCTTAGCGTATAACCCGTCTCACCTTGAAGTAGTGAACCCGGTGATTACTGGACAGACTCGTGCTGCACAGGAAAACACGGATAGCCCAGGTATTCCAAAGCAAGATACTAACAAAGCATACGCGATCCTAGTACACGGTGATGCGGCGTTCCCTGGACAGGGAATCGTACCGGAATCATTCAACTATTCACGCGTTCGTGGTTTCAGAACAGGTGGATCGGTTCACGTCATTGCCAACAACACAATTGGCTTCACGACAGAATACTATGATTCCCGTTCTACACACTATGCATCCGATCCAGCAAAAGGCTTTGAAGTGCCTGTATTCCACGTGAATGCAGATCACCCAGAAGAAGTTTTAGCTGTGGCAAAACTGGCATTCGAATATCGCCAGCAGTTCGGTAAAGACGTATTGATCGATTTAATCGGTTACCGTCGTTACGGGCACAACGAAATGGACGAGCCACTAGTGACGAATCCAGTGATGTATAACGAAATCCATAAACACCCGACAGTTCGTCAAATTTACGGACAACGCCTGGTCGAGCAAAAGCTCATGACTGACGAAGAAGTAAAGGCAATGGACAGGTCGGTCAACGCAACTATGCAAGAAGCTTACGATCATGTTAAAGAAGAATCTGCAGATGCACCTCAAATTTCCAATGCAACACCGGAAGTGGTACAAGCTGGACTTCCACGTGATCTAGAAACAGGGGTTTCGGAAGATCGCCTTCGTAAAATGAACGAAGAGCTATTAACGTATCCAACTGATTTCGCTGTCTTCAGCAAATTGGATAAAATCTTAAAACGACGCCAAGAACCATTCAATGGTAAAGGCAAAATTGACTGGGCACATGCTGAGCAATTGGCATTCGGTTCCATCATTCAAGACGGTAAGCCCATCCGTATCTCTGGACAAGATATCCAGCGCGGTACGTTTGCACAACGTCACTTAGTTTTACATGATGAAAAAACAGGTGAAGAACTTGTTCCGTTGCATCATATTAGCGGATCTAACGCTTCGTTCGTGGCTTATAACAGTCCATTAACAGAAGCAGGAATCGTCGGATATGAATTCGGTTATAACTTAGAAGAAGACAAAACAATGTCTATTTGGGAAGCACAATACGGTGACTTCTCGAACATGGCACAAGTGATGTTCGACCAGTTCGTTTCTTCAAGTTATGCGAAGTGGGGACAGCAATCCGGCCTAGTGCTATTGTTGCCACATGCATTTGAAGGACAAGGACCAGAGCACTCCAGTTCTCGTATTGAGCGTTTCCTACAGCTTTGTGGAGAAAACAACTGGACAGTCGCGAATATCTCCAGTGCAGCAAACTACTTCCACGTATTGCGTCGCCAGTCGAAAATTCTCGGCAGCGAAGCAGAGCGTCCGTTAGTAATTGCAACGCCTAAGTCTTTACTTCGTCACCCACTAGTTGGAGCAGATGTTGAAGATTTAACGGAAGGTCACTTCAAGACAGTTCTTGAGCAACCTGGTACAGGAACTAAACCTGAAAAAGTGAAAAAGATCTTGTTCGCAAGCGGTAAGATGGCAATTGACTTGGCTGAGAAGATCAAAGACGGCGAAGGATTCGACTACTTGCACGTAATCCGTGTAGAGCAGCTATATCCATTCCCATCCGACAAAATCAAAGAAATCGTTGCTCGTTTCCCGAAAGCAAAAGATTTAGTATGGGTTCAAGAAGAGCCGAAGAACATGGGTACATGGTCATTCGCTTATCCGTTCCTAGAAAAACTAGCTGACGGCAAAGACATTTCTTATATCGGTCGTATCAAACGCTCAAGTCCTTCTGAAGGCGACGGCGCATCTCACAAAAAAGAACAAAACCGAATCATTGAAGAAGCTTTGAAAAAGTGA